A single Ptiloglossa arizonensis isolate GNS036 chromosome 2, iyPtiAriz1_principal, whole genome shotgun sequence DNA region contains:
- the Surf6 gene encoding surfeit locus protein 6, translating into MQLKMSKPFDKNFVKQLLQQENEFILQILSNTPLPVTKLVPDKQDKVVTQNAKALSKGKVFPKSRGTVNRANTFEELHARLDVLKNTKKLEYKDKQLKKNLKNRMKKMSKREERLIQKKLVKTEQNAAGLSKIKKEDGEIPKIPRPKPIFNSEGKMVFSKFDFSEIGTKKKPPKNGADPKKMLLQLKQKREKLNVMEESGEVEKVQEIKEKEAWKSVLAKASGEKVKNDPELLKRTINRKEQQKKHSAKKWESRVENVQKGIRERQEKRQENIMKRKKDKKLNKMKKAAKKGRATPGF; encoded by the exons ATGCAGTTGAAAATGTCAAAACCATTTGACAAGAATTTTGTCAAGCAATTACTGCAACAAGAAaacgaatttattttacaaatattatcaAACACACCTTTGCCTGTGACTAAACtag TTCCAGATAAACAGGATAAGGTGGTGACACAAAATGCAAAAGCTCTATCAAAAG gcAAAGTTTTCCCAAAGTCAAGAGGGACAGTAAATAGAGCAAACACGTTCGAAGAGCTACATGCTAGACTCGATGTATTAAAGAATACAAAAAAGCTAGAATACAAAGATAAacagttaaaaaaaaatttgaaaaatagaatGAAAAAGATGTCGAAAAGGGAGGAACGTTTAATTCAAAAGAAGTTAGTTAAAACGGAACAAAATGCTGCTGGGTtatctaaaattaaaaaagaagacggagaaataccaaaaattccaagaCCAAAGCCTATATTTAATTCAGAAGGCAAAATGGTTTTTAGTAAGTTTGATTTTTCTGAAATTGGAACTAAAAAGAAACCACCGAAAAATGGAGCAGATCCAAAGAAAATGTTACTCCAATTGAAacagaaaagagaaaagttGAATGTCATGGAAGAATCGGGTGAAGTAGAAAAAGTTcaggaaattaaagaaaaagaagcatGGAAGTCTGTTTTGGCAAAAGCCAGTGGTGAAAAA GTGAAAAATGATCCTGAGTTACTTAAACGAACAATAAACAGGAAGGAACAACAAAAGAAACATAGTGCTAAGAAATGGGAGTCTAGAGTGGAAAATGTACAGAAAGGAATTCGAGAAAGACAAGAAAAGCGACAGGAAAATAtcatgaaacgaaaaaaggacaagaaattgaacaaaatgaaAAAGGCTGCTAAAAAGGGACGAGCGACACCTGGGTTTTAA
- the LOC143143648 gene encoding uncharacterized protein LOC143143648, whose translation MSVEVRAGRPTMPTIPQSKRPTILVYPTVTPESIIIPIVSCILGFPLLALMVICCLRRRAKLARERARRRNCDLDHGALSLVRFSPVHRLAGIDRSTRAVSLRSDRGSRAFPSLDLDTVIEERSDPEQSTALELSSPD comes from the exons ATGTCGGTCGAGGTGAGAGCGGGACGACCAACGATGCCTACGATTCCGCAGTCGAAGAGACCAACGATTTTAGTCTATCCAACAG TCACACCGGAGAGCATCATCATCCCGATAGTGTCGTGCATTCTCGGCTTCCCGTTGTTGGCGTTGATGGTAATTTGTTGCCTGAGAAGAAGAGCGAAGCTCGCGAGGGAACGGGCCAGAAGAAGAAACTGCGATCTGGATCACGGGGCGTTGAGCCTCGTTCGTTTCAGTCCCGTCCACCGTTTAG ctggaatcgatcgttcgacgagagcGGTATCGTTGCgaagcgatcgaggatcgagagCATTTCCATCGTTGGATTTGGACACTGTCATTGAAGAACGATCGGATCCTGAACAGAGCACCGCGCTGGAACTGAGCAGTCCAGATTAA
- the LOC143143647 gene encoding uncharacterized protein LOC143143647: MNAERYYVKKNDGSYAIHFPNCKGTSIHELEKLFSTFGKVLSIENRGKSHGLCFVRYQNIEDVERCLDSLQNHQDIRILPQKFKSTTGSNIKAHPLNHSFQGQALDDQSKDAKTCKSGECTKLYNQGDNRSISSDCSNTSSARNADIENLTHKSPFPKHLVENTFEKSFDANEIPSLIYNDEKSTSISGFRTLIEAIIPAQEIIVANVHPNLGIHYILHLLEKYNPISVSLMMTIPRTGIRYCHVYFKTFEEALAAEREFDTHNLSGNNLIVLRSQKLMKEAF, encoded by the coding sequence atgaatgctgaacgttattacgttaaaaaaaatgatGGTTCGTACGCTATACATTTTCCTAATTGCAAAGGAACAAGTATACACgaacttgaaaaattattttctacttttgGGAAAGTTCTGTCTATAGAAAATCGTGGAAAATCTCACGGATTATGTTTCGTAAGGTATCAAAATATAGAAGATGTTGAACGTTGCCTCGATAGTTTACAAAATCATCAGGATATAAGAATTTTACCGCAAAAGTTTAAATCTACTACTGGATCTAATATAAAAGCGCATCCTTTGAACCATTCGTTCCAAGGACAAGCGCTCGACGATCAATCGAAGGACGCAAAGACTTGCAAATCTGGAGAatgtacaaaattatataatCAAGGCGACAATCGATCCATTTCCTCAGATTGTAGTAATACCAGTTCAGCGAGAAATGCTGACATCGAAAACCTTACACATAAGTCACCGTTCCCAAAACACCTTGTTGAAAACACTTTTGAAAAATCATTCGACGCAAATGAAATTCCGTCGTTAATTTATAACGACGAAAAATCTACAAGTATTAGTGGATTTCGCACGTTAATTGAAGCAATTATACCAGCCCAAGAGATAATCGTAGCTAATGTCCATCCGAATTTAGGAATACACTATATATTGCATCTGCTTGAAAAATATAACCCAATATCTGTATCGCTTATGATGACaataccaagaactggaataaGATATTGCCATGTTTATTTCAAAACATTTGAAGAAGCATTAGCAGCTGAAAGAGAATTCGATACGCACAACTTGTCTGGAAATAATCTGATTGTTTTAAGATCGCAGAAACTAATGAAAGAAGCCTTTTGA